A window of the Streptomyces luomodiensis genome harbors these coding sequences:
- the cobO gene encoding cob(I)yrinic acid a,c-diamide adenosyltransferase, whose product MPQGQPTVVPDDGLTTRQRRNRPLVLVHTGQGKGKSTAAFGLALRAWNQNWPVGVFQFVKSAKWRVGEERALRVLGDSGEGGTVAWHKMGEGWSWVQRDMASSEEAAREGWEQVKRDLAAETYRLYVLDEFAYPMHWGWVDPDEVVSVLRDRPGTQHVVITGRNAPAQLLDFADLVTDMSKIKHPMDAGQKGQRGIEW is encoded by the coding sequence ATGCCGCAAGGACAACCGACCGTCGTCCCGGACGACGGGCTCACCACCCGCCAGCGCCGCAACCGCCCGCTGGTGCTCGTCCACACGGGTCAGGGCAAGGGCAAGTCGACTGCGGCGTTCGGGCTGGCGCTGCGGGCGTGGAACCAAAACTGGCCGGTCGGTGTATTCCAGTTTGTAAAGTCCGCGAAATGGCGGGTCGGTGAGGAGCGTGCGCTGCGCGTCCTCGGCGACTCGGGCGAAGGGGGGACCGTCGCATGGCACAAGATGGGCGAGGGCTGGTCGTGGGTCCAGCGCGACATGGCTTCCAGCGAGGAGGCCGCACGCGAGGGCTGGGAGCAGGTCAAGCGCGATCTCGCGGCGGAGACATACCGGCTGTATGTGCTGGACGAGTTCGCGTATCCGATGCACTGGGGCTGGGTGGATCCCGACGAGGTGGTGTCGGTGCTCCGGGACCGGCCCGGGACGCAGCACGTCGTCATCACGGGGCGTAACGCACCGGCTCAGCTGCTGGACTTCGCCGATCTGGTCACCGACATGTCCAAGATCAAGCATCCGATGGACGCCGGCCAGAAGGGTCAGCGAGGCATCGAGTGGTGA